A single genomic interval of Stieleria maiorica harbors:
- a CDS encoding DUF1257 domain-containing protein, which yields MSHIVEIQTEIRDAAAVRAGCNRLGLQPPGEGTFKLFSKTASGLGVQLRDWRYPVVCELDTGKVQYDNYQGRWGDPKRLDEFMQAYAVERAKLEARKQGHSVSEQRLADGSIKVTVQVGGAA from the coding sequence ATGTCGCACATCGTCGAAATTCAGACCGAAATCCGCGATGCGGCCGCCGTCCGGGCCGGCTGCAATCGCTTGGGGCTTCAGCCGCCCGGTGAGGGCACCTTCAAACTGTTTAGCAAGACAGCGTCCGGCCTGGGCGTCCAGCTGCGTGACTGGCGCTACCCGGTCGTCTGCGAGCTCGATACCGGGAAGGTCCAGTACGACAACTACCAGGGCCGTTGGGGAGACCCCAAACGGCTCGACGAGTTCATGCAGGCCTACGCCGTCGAGCGGGCCAAGTTGGAGGCCCGGAAACAGGGGCACTCGGTCAGCGAACAGCGGCTGGCCGATGGTTCGATCAAGGTCACCGTCCAGGTCGGAGGTGCCGCATGA
- a CDS encoding DUF2997 domain-containing protein, whose amino-acid sequence MKTIEIIVAPDGNTRVETNGFTGSDCRQASRVLLQALGQQTIEKLKPEFHQAANEQQQRASE is encoded by the coding sequence ATGAAGACCATCGAAATCATCGTCGCCCCCGATGGGAACACCCGGGTGGAAACCAACGGCTTTACCGGAAGCGACTGCCGGCAGGCGAGTCGGGTCCTGTTGCAGGCTCTGGGCCAACAGACCATCGAAAAGCTGAAACCGGAGTTTCATCAGGCTGCCAACGAGCAGCAACAGCGGGCCAGCGAGTGA